In the genome of Aedes aegypti strain LVP_AGWG chromosome 2, AaegL5.0 Primary Assembly, whole genome shotgun sequence, the window taaaaagctgttctatatggaaatattactgacaagcttatccaacaaaaacgtgaaagaacagcctatttaaaaaagaagggcaaatttctggtgaaatgtttgcagctatgacgtgaatgatcactgtaacaacgtgatgctatgacacaacctatatttataagaaagaaaaatatttgttcaaaaacaaaattgaaatatgaacaccaccaacaagtccaaataccggtgattacgcatctttcaagcaacaccatattgagagttatggattcgaattcctttcagtcaataaaaggcttattttattaatgcccattcacaaatttcgtaacgctgaagggagcaaaaaagtttttgggtggttgtcctcaaaatgttacagcccattcacaatatgaagaatttccatacaaaaaaaaagtacgaggggtgggtcccactgagctgataaacaggcactgtctcagaaagaatgagaagaaagtagttgccatcaagatatttcgaaagaataaatatatgatgaacattttaccgacgcatttttgcacgcaaaacaagatactgtactgtatctcatactattcggggtaatgacccattcggggtaatggctttcggggtagtggcgttcggggtaatggcgttcgggataatgggatggagccgggTAGTGACGTTCgaggtaatgacccattcggggtagtggcgttcgggggaGTGTCATAGAGTCATTTCAATCCTCACTACCAGAGGCACGCACATCTGCAGTATTTCGTGCAACATTCTCACCAGCTTATTATTGTGATTTAGATTTTGTGACAACCACATAGATAGTTGCGTATGGCGGAATAGCTGTTCTTCAAAAATGCTTTCTTAGATCAAACATCTTTGTTAGTCCTCTACTGCAAGTTACTTACATTTGGTCGGAAAATCACGGGAAAAAGCTGTTTATGAAATGCTCATAGAAGTACGTGCTaacggtgtttttttttcttctacagATTTTTTACATTTGAGGGATTTTCTGTCTCATTTATTAGTAGTTTATTCATTTGATATTTTCTTGGTTGAATCGTTAAATAAATGTATTTCAATTTAACATTAAGCATAGCTTCAATGGAGTCTTAAGCCCACTTGACTTGCTTTAATTTTTAGGAATGGATTATGTGCATAGatgttaaaaatgtttcgtattggataagttgaaaataatcgtatagttttgaatttaaataaaattagtatattttgtttcacataagtctaatttgaaatattttaagatTACCAGTAAAAAAGTTAAGAAGTTCTACGGAACTCTCTTCACGGAGCACCAAGTACTCCGGGGTGCATGATCTGAAAACcgctttgacagatacgcgtatttcgatctcagCTGTAAagtcgtcttcagtgttgtaTATTGGACTCAGCTACCTTAAATTTTAAGACGAAAAACGCATATATGTTTAAGGATACAAGttttcgcataacttatgatctcgtcctatactgcccataactgcataacagtcacatttgacaattttgacaaattggagttgaTACCATGGagtgtcatcaaatgataaatactttcgatcaacttgcTTAAAtctgtgagttttttttttatagaaaattcaaaaaaataccaagttgttttgtcacattggtaattataaccgcataacagtcacattgagattataaatgagcctcgtaatgtaatagcaatgaaatttctatcagatttgttttctgactattcacctagtattcgacatgagttgtacaaaatatcagcctcaaataggcacttttgagttcctggtaattttttgaaatgttggtttcttcccatactgccaaAAAATGCACACtttgtattccatttactcaatgcctacttttgtcgaaggttacaaatatgcagttatgggcagtataagcCAGTGGTAAtcgagtgtgtagctcattATTTTTAGACAATAGAAGGAATCAAGTTAAAAACTATCACCACAGGGAGATACAGGAAAATCTCCTCATAGTAGCATTTTTTAATTACCTGTAAATTCATTCCGTTGCtcagaagcaaaaaaaaactacacacttggctaccaatggcttttaggacaaGATCATAAATTAAGAAATAGTTTcaattgaatagtattaaatgGTGCTAAACCGAATTTTCATTTTGTTTACAGGAATTCCACTAAATATCTCGAAGATTTGTTATCATCATAGGTTCAACAGTTTGATTCCAAATGATCTTCTGGGGTAGTTCTCAGTTAGTTATCATGAAAGATAATTTGCTGTCAAATCCAGTAATATTGCAGTAACCGCACTTACCACGACTTTCTGCTGATTCTTCAACGGTATCATCGCCAGGCAGGTACTAACTAAAGCTGCACCGAACCTTGGCAAACCCGAAATGTGCACACGCTTCGTTCTTATCGGCATTGCCTTGGTTGTTGCATCCATCAGCAGCTTCAGGTCCATTATGGTCCACATTCCAAGATTGGCGACCGTCACCCCTTGATAATCACTAATAAGTTCCATGCCTCCAACTTGCAGTTCCTCTTCGTCGCAATAGCACTCGGCCAATACCGCTCCCAATTTCATCACGTGTGCCGGTCTCATCCAACTCAGATCCAGACAAGCCGGACGATACAGCAGAACAAACTGTCCCCCGGAAGTGTAACCCAGGGGAACTAGATAGGCCGCATCGATTAACTTTTCGTACGTTTCGAAGGGATCTTTTATTCTGAAGCAATGGGACCACTGTTGGAAGCACCGGAGATAATTTTCTAGCATTTCACACGCGGCGGTCACGTTGAACTTTCGCGCCCTAAGAAAACGCAACAGGAACAAGGCATCCGTACGGCAACGTTGAATTTGGGGGTGTTTGGCTATGAATTCTCGCATTTGGACGAGAGATGGATCTCGCGTGCACTCATCTTCGTGTAGGTGTTCCTTTGCTTTGGCGAGTAAGGCTGGGGTCAATGTGCTCTGGTAAGAATCGTACTGCCGAGGGCATTTATCCATACTGAGAATCGGTAAAGACATGACTTGAGTGAGGATCCTTTAACTAGTGGAAGGGTATCGAACGACTAACTCGAACTGCGCACAATCAAGTGCAACCGAAACAAGTCTTCCACGCCCGTTGATCGAAGAATTAGTTTAATGTGAGGTTGTAAGGTGACTGGAATCGAATAGAAGCCTAATAGGCAAACTGCACTGCATACCTTTAGAACCGGTTAATGCTTCGTAGTTCTTAGTGTAGAGTTTTGCATCTTAAAATACCATGATTATTGAGCAAATGTTGGGTGTGCAATTCCAAAACGTACAATTAAAAAGTTGCTCCATATTATCAGCATTCTGAGTAAGGTACAAGGTTAAGGTGAATAGCtttgaaattttagtgaaaaagaAACTGAAAAACATTTTGTAGAGTTCCTGTGCCAACTCTGGTACAAGGTCGCTTTTCAGGAACTAGGTCACTAtatcaatataaattttcaagatgaagaTTATTGAATCGAAATAATACctcaaactttcaagagcacaaatataGAGAACTTTTTTAGTTGAAAACTTGGTaatgatcaatcgatcaagttttcagcatGAACAGCTGTCTGCGCTGTTATGAAGAATCAAAAATACATTTCGCCCAAATTGCTGATCTTTATCGAAGAATCTGCATAAATATCATTTGTTGTACTTACATATCGTGGATGTACCAAACGTTGCTAATTCATTAAGTTAAAACAGCTAGCCCCAATTCATTTTGTGCTTGAACTACATTATGCTTAAAATCTGAATAGGTAGTACCGCTCGTATTTTTTGGTGTGCAATCGGACTGCCTTTTCTTTGAATCTCATACAGTGGGAATCAAATAACCAATAGTGGTACCACCCAGTCTCAAAAGACTTCAGCAGCACGCGATATATTTTACAAGCACGGCTTAAACAACTTTACACCTGGCAAGGCATGCATAAATTACGTGACTTTCGTATTATTCCCAATAACTTTCATCCATAAACAGTTTTGCATGGAGAACCTATAAATCAGTTTAATGACTGACCCATTACTTTGTCGGCGCTCTACCCATCCATTACGTTATATATGGACGGGACCCAAACGACAATTAATTACCATCGAGATCAGCAATCATCTATTCAAAGCGTTGTCGTCGCTCGTAAGTTGTAGTTCCTCTAGGCTTAGGGCCACCGCCTTTGCATTTCTGGGTAGGTATATCTACCAGTTTCAGCCTCATTTCAGATTTAACTACACATGTCACTAGCGGCTCGGTTTCTCCGCACCAACGAGCCTCAGTTCTGGCCTTGAAAGCGGTTGAATTCAATCGGGCTTGCTACTATACTGTAGGTTACTGTTACGGGGTGCAATCTCAATCGACGAAATTGTCTTCATTGGAGCAGATGACATAACCTGTAGCAAGTGAATCACCTCCTCTCAAACGCATTGGTGATGCTTTTCCCTTTCGTTTGTTGTTTTTAttctttttcgtttttttcaatcttcagATCATTAGATCAAATTGACGATCTGTTggattttttcttcttgtttgtTGGCACTAcatccctactgggacagagcctgctcagcttagtgttcaatgagcacttccacagttattaactgagagctttctttgtaaaGTTGTCATTCTCGCACTCGTTTATCGTGTAGAAGGTCTGAGGGTTTGTGCctaaggaagtcaaggaaactcccttttcaaaaaaaaaaacctgggcTGAGCGAACctagacactttcagcatgacattgctttgtagccgcagacgttaccactaggctaagggaGGCCCCTGATCTGTTGGCCTGTTGGCACTTATTTTACCGCAACTGTACCCGTTCGGTGACTGTTGCAATTGGTTTCTAACGGTGGTTTGGCCTTCAAATGACGCGTTCTTGCTTAATCCTTGATGAGCATTAATTTGGTTGAATGTTAATTTGAAATTGTTAATCGACTGGTGTATGGTGGGTTGGTTAATGGCAGATTTTCATTGCCAATTCCATTGAGCCAAAAGACCAACATTTCTCTTTTTGTAtcatataaaattataaaaagaaAGCCTTTTTTAGAAATCTGTAttaaaattgtgttataattttccaaaaataattgcaaaatataGAGATATTATTTTTTAGGCGAAAccaacaattttaaatttgtatgcTTGACGGTGATCTTGAcgaaacaaatgatttttcaaaatataaaaatcttcaaggTCACAGAATTTTGAGATATTCTTCTACTTGGAAATGATCTCCATTTactcatgtagaatcatatgcTCAAACTCCAAACTATTGGAATTCCTAAATTTGCTCACATTTAAGCCTAATTAAGAACCTAATAATCAATGCTTAGACTACTTTAAAAGCATAAtttcacaaaatattgaaaaaaaaattgtttacttGTAGACTCTGAGAGGCAacacctcgttttacgaactatACTCCCTCATTTTacaaaccaattcaatataCGAACTCCCTATCTAgatcgtaaattgaggttacagtgtaaTATCAATTTTGGGTTAAGGAAAAGGAAtcactattttttatttattttaaaatttgaaacagtcgactttccataactcgatattcaaagaaccatcgacttatagagttatcgagttatagaatataccgaaaaaaaatctaaaaattgaaggaacaaatttctgtctTTCCAGTACAAATATAATCACCTATGTAGGAAAGcaatattgttttgtttatagtattttacaaactatGGTTTGTAAACTTTTTTCGATAGGCTcaaaaaatcacgttatttttacttatcatttttttttaattatcttgaTTTCAACTTTAACTACAACTTGCATTTATTTACTAACCTACAAACAAGATTTAGTCCAAAGTTTTCCAGAATAAGgaagattttaaaatagatatcgagttatagaaatatccatcgagttatagagtatatcgagttgtaaagagtcgactgtaatttgATATTCAGCAGAAGGCTAAGCTCATCTCGAAACAATTCCACGTATAGTTTTGCCCATCTTGCAAATCTTGAGGTCAGTATCATAAAAGCATAACGCCAATGGtttatttctcttcatcgatttgtATGACACTTAGCGCGAGAAATATTATGTTGTCAAATTAGGTACGATTTTGTATGACTGTTTCACTCCTGCCttgttgttttcatttttttttaaatagtgaaAGATAAACAAGACTTTTACGCAGAGTGAGGCCGATGCGTATACATCCGAAAGTTCAGCTTACACAATTATTGTAAAATATCGTAACATATACAGAAAAAGTAAGAATTTTTTACAGAAAACATAagatttcaaaacaatttccatgatttctttGATAGCCTGATAACAGTGCCTTCCATATGTATGAAGTCGTATGGGATAACATCGGATCGATTTACTATCATCGCCGCATTTATTCTTCATCCTATGACACCTTGTCGATCCAACGTAATCTTGCCCTGTTATTTGAAATCAGGCACTTCAAATCCCACATATGATGTTCGCAATGTGAAATATATGAGTAGATATGTGAATGTACAAAATTTGTATCATGTTGAGCTTTTAACCAACTATATAAGCCATTCACTGTTGACCACTGTGACCCCTCTCTAATGACTTCTGCGAATAAACTCATTAACAAGCCATATACTGCCTGTGTAACGCATGTGTCTCAATTTCTTTTTCTTCATCGATATAAAAGTACTGATTCAGCTATTATTATCAATTTCGTAGATATGGAAACCATGTAGACACCTAATGTAAAAAACGATTATAATTTGTGATCACTACAGAAAACATTGCGTTCTCCTTAACTTATGGTTTTGAACATGttaccagaaagaagaatttaACGCGTTCGTATGAATACATTACTATTCTAAAGTGAAAAGcgaatttttttattatatgaaATGCGGCATACCACCATGAGCTGGGCATATTATGTGAGTGTACTTAGAAAATTATACTCAATATGCTTGGATCCATTCGTCTTAAAGATTTGTCAAATTGCTCTTCAACttttcaaattgttcaattAGTGTTACTCTAATATCATTTTATAAACCAAAAAAggcaaaaacacaaaaatagacttatttaattttttgccaatgaaagatttttttaatattgcacaatttttttttttgtttattaagcTAGCTTTAGTGAATTTCACCACACCGTGAGACAGACCTGTCAATTAAAAAGGCCTACAtggagccacaaatcaacccaactttgatttgttttgacgcaattcggctcttctgTGGGATAACCGAAATTTGGATTGACTGACATATAGCTATCATTAGATACTTTTCATTTGACAAaagcgaacaaaaaaaaaacaactcagtacaaaaaaaatctacccagcgttagctttcgaagtctccgtagtgggttaaaacaacttaaagtTGGGTAAACTAGAAacaacccaaatttggcttatttgCGAgagttgcgagagaggcaaaacaacccaaccatgggtaaaaactaaatgcagtttaccaaACTTGAGTttgaagaacttattttttgtgtCCGTGTATGTGACCAACAATATCAAGCgcgtgctagaataagggcgtaagacgcatgatcgatttctcttcatctatCCACTCTTCTGtcaataaaggtgacaagatgcaggTGTGTTGGCATTTTTTCACTCCAGACCACTTaacagcgatgcaatcttgcgtcctgaaaAAATGCCGACAAACTTGAGTCTTGCCACCTTAATTCACAGaaaagaggatcgatgaagagaaatcgatcatgtgactcacgcccttattctagcacacgcttgttATATAAACTAAATCTAAACAGAAAATTGACAGATAGGGGTTTAATTATTTATGCCCTAAACATTGTATATGAAATTACGAGAAAATAACGACAAGAATAAATTCTGACTGTTAGAGGGTCCATGATTGATAGGAATaccctaccaacggaagagtagaaaaaaaaatttgccttgtttgaaaagttgcaaGCACCTCTTAAGTTGTATGCCACACAATCGCATAGCTTCAGGCGCAATATAAACATCTTCGTCGATGTGCGGTGTAATGTAAGTAGGCTTATTCTTGGAAGGAAGACATTTTGACCTGCTggatttaaggtgattatagaacgaatcctcagctcaaatttttaagagcgaatactaaacggattcaaataatattttgtcagtatactggcccacatatctagttcctTAAAGTGGCCAagggatctcgggaatgttc includes:
- the LOC5570361 gene encoding alpha-tocopherol transfer protein-like isoform X1, whose translation is MSLPILSMDKCPRQYDSYQSTLTPALLAKAKEHLHEDECTRDPSLVQMREFIAKHPQIQRCRTDALFLLRFLRARKFNVTAACEMLENYLRCFQQWSHCFRIKDPFETYEKLIDAAYLVPLGYTSGGQFVLLYRPACLDLSWMRPAHVMKLGAVLAECYCDEEELQVGGMELISDYQGVTVANLGMWTIMDLKLLMDATTKAMPIRTKRVHISGLPRFGAALVSTCLAMIPLKNQQKVVFHKTTDELKAAVDNSILPTIYGGSLSLEEANDRFRKRVAQERDRILLINEFDLDVTMPSPNAKNSHGAGLQSDLADEAVIGSFRKLNVD